The proteins below are encoded in one region of Sulfolobus sp. A20:
- a CDS encoding alpha/beta hydrolase: MPLDPVVRKYLEEEYYKSNIFDSKKYTIQEIRRMFEERARKYPKEQIYKIEDRKIDSNGYEMSVRIYYPDGEKGHPIILYFHGGGWMIGSIETEDSASRILTKTCDCIVISVDYRLAPEYKFPTAVYDCFNSILWAKKNAESIGGDKDKIGLFGVSAGGNLVLTSSILAKQKGVKLSVQNAVVPVLGLDLTSKSMMEYRKGFGLDMGLPIDFMIRNYIRDEKDLLNPLFSPLLAEDLSGLPYTIIITAEYDPLRDQAEAYAYRLMESGIPTLSVRVNGMIHSFSGSPLVSRQVLVMSGALMKDLFNQ, translated from the coding sequence ATGCCTTTAGATCCCGTGGTTAGAAAATATTTAGAAGAAGAATACTATAAGAGTAACATCTTTGACTCGAAGAAGTACACTATACAAGAAATTAGAAGAATGTTTGAGGAAAGGGCTAGAAAATATCCTAAAGAGCAGATATATAAGATTGAGGATAGGAAAATTGACTCTAACGGTTATGAGATGTCTGTGAGGATATATTATCCAGATGGGGAGAAAGGACACCCAATTATATTGTACTTTCATGGTGGAGGATGGATGATAGGAAGTATAGAGACAGAAGACAGTGCTTCTAGGATATTGACTAAAACGTGTGACTGTATCGTCATCTCAGTAGATTATAGACTAGCTCCGGAGTATAAGTTCCCTACAGCGGTTTATGATTGTTTTAACAGTATTTTGTGGGCGAAGAAAAACGCGGAAAGTATTGGAGGGGATAAAGACAAAATAGGGCTGTTTGGGGTAAGCGCTGGTGGTAATCTAGTTCTTACAAGCTCTATACTAGCAAAGCAAAAAGGTGTAAAATTAAGTGTTCAAAATGCTGTAGTTCCTGTTTTAGGACTTGACTTAACGTCTAAATCAATGATGGAATACAGAAAGGGCTTCGGTTTAGATATGGGTTTACCGATAGACTTCATGATTCGTAATTATATAAGAGATGAAAAAGATTTACTAAATCCCCTATTCTCTCCGCTCTTAGCTGAGGACTTAAGTGGGCTTCCGTACACGATAATAATTACTGCAGAATACGATCCTTTAAGAGATCAAGCTGAGGCATACGCTTACAGATTAATGGAAAGCGGTATACCTACATTAAGTGTTAGGGTGAATGGTATGATTCACTCCTTTTCTGGCTCTCCATTGGTAAGTAGGCAAGTATTAGTAATGTCTGGCGCGTTAATGAAGGATTTGTTTAATCAATAA
- the bgaS gene encoding beta-galactosidase BgaS — protein sequence MISFPKSFKFGWSQAGFQSEMGTPGSEDPNSDWYAWVHDQENIASGLVSGDFPENGPGYWGNYKMFHDNAEKMGLKIARIGVEWSRIFPKPLPKPEGFDENKNDVVHVEINENVLRRMDEYANKDAINHYREIFTDLKSRGFHFVLNMYHWPMPLWLHDPIRVRKGDLTGPIGWLSTRTVYEFARFTAYVTWKLDDLVDEYSTMNEPNVVFGLGYVGIKSGFPPGYLSFQLAQRARYNIIQAHARAYDAIKSLTKKNVGIIYANSSFQPLTDSDREAVEMAEHSERWSFFDAIIKGEIVKDNQKAVRDDLRNKLDWIGVNYYTRTVVKKTEKGYTALPGYGHGCERNSVSLAGLPTSDFGWEFFPEGLNDVLTKYWNRYHLYMYVTENGIADDADYQRPYYLVSHLYQVNRAIDKGVDVRGYLHWSLADNYEWASGFSMKFGLLKVDYSTKKQYWRPSALVYREITKNQGIPDEIQHLNSIPPVKPLRH from the coding sequence ATGATAAGCTTTCCTAAGAGCTTCAAGTTTGGCTGGTCTCAAGCGGGATTTCAATCAGAAATGGGAACTCCAGGTAGCGAAGATCCTAACAGTGATTGGTATGCTTGGGTTCACGATCAAGAAAACATTGCCTCTGGCTTAGTTAGTGGTGACTTTCCAGAGAATGGTCCCGGATATTGGGGAAACTATAAGATGTTCCACGATAACGCTGAGAAGATGGGATTAAAAATAGCCAGAATAGGAGTTGAATGGTCAAGGATATTTCCTAAACCATTACCTAAACCTGAAGGATTTGACGAGAATAAGAACGATGTGGTTCACGTAGAAATAAATGAAAACGTGTTGAGGAGGATGGACGAATATGCCAACAAAGATGCAATAAATCATTATAGGGAAATCTTTACTGATCTAAAGAGTAGAGGATTTCATTTCGTACTTAACATGTATCATTGGCCAATGCCATTGTGGCTACATGACCCTATTAGAGTTAGAAAAGGGGATTTAACTGGACCCATAGGTTGGTTAAGCACTAGGACAGTTTATGAGTTCGCTAGGTTTACAGCTTATGTAACGTGGAAATTGGATGATTTAGTAGATGAATATTCTACGATGAACGAACCTAACGTTGTTTTTGGTTTAGGTTACGTTGGTATAAAATCTGGATTCCCTCCGGGGTATTTAAGCTTTCAATTGGCACAGAGAGCTAGGTATAACATTATTCAAGCTCATGCGAGAGCTTACGATGCGATAAAGAGTTTAACAAAGAAAAACGTTGGAATAATATATGCTAATAGTTCGTTTCAACCCTTAACTGATTCTGATAGGGAAGCTGTAGAGATGGCTGAACATAGCGAGAGGTGGTCATTCTTTGACGCTATAATTAAAGGAGAAATCGTTAAGGATAATCAAAAAGCGGTAAGAGATGATTTACGTAATAAGCTGGATTGGATAGGAGTAAACTATTACACTAGAACCGTTGTTAAAAAGACGGAAAAAGGTTATACTGCCTTACCCGGTTATGGTCATGGATGTGAGAGGAATTCAGTTAGTTTAGCAGGATTACCAACTAGTGATTTCGGTTGGGAGTTCTTCCCAGAAGGTTTAAACGATGTTTTGACTAAGTATTGGAACAGATATCATCTTTACATGTACGTCACTGAGAATGGCATTGCCGATGATGCAGACTATCAAAGACCTTACTATCTCGTATCTCACCTCTATCAAGTTAATAGGGCAATAGATAAAGGAGTTGACGTAAGAGGATATTTGCACTGGTCGTTAGCTGATAACTACGAGTGGGCTTCAGGGTTCTCGATGAAGTTTGGTTTACTAAAGGTTGACTATTCTACTAAGAAGCAGTATTGGAGACCTTCAGCATTAGTTTATAGAGAGATTACAAAGAACCAAGGTATTCCAGATGAAATACAGCACTTAAATAGTATACCACCCGTTAAGCCATTAAGGCATTAA
- a CDS encoding sugar phosphate isomerase/epimerase: protein MKVVFSSLAYPNLSLGEVVSRVINFNFDGLELRVADDGRHLRPEYPLTKDILDLLSSITISDIAGYAKFSSSDENERKKNEKLLEILIKIANSLNALGVRVYGGEFNDPKIIGRIADSLNRMSKIAEDYNVKILVETHDSLAIKENIIALLKQINETIGFVYDPANVIFAKGKHEETYPLISKRIYQVHIKDFVFRNGKRVFTLPGQGVVPIDKIINDLKINKYNYYVSVEWEKMWHQELEDADLVLPKYLSYLRNLI from the coding sequence ATGAAAGTAGTATTCTCTAGTCTTGCCTATCCAAATTTATCCTTAGGAGAGGTAGTAAGTAGAGTTATTAATTTTAACTTTGATGGATTAGAGTTAAGAGTTGCAGATGATGGAAGGCACTTAAGACCAGAGTATCCTTTAACCAAGGACATATTGGATTTACTTTCTTCGATAACCATTTCGGACATAGCTGGATATGCGAAATTTAGTTCAAGTGATGAAAATGAGAGAAAGAAAAATGAAAAATTATTAGAAATTTTAATTAAAATTGCTAACTCACTAAATGCTTTGGGTGTTAGAGTGTATGGCGGAGAGTTTAATGACCCTAAAATAATAGGGAGAATTGCCGACTCGTTAAACAGAATGAGCAAAATTGCTGAAGACTATAACGTCAAAATCTTAGTGGAAACACACGACAGCTTAGCTATAAAGGAAAATATTATCGCATTGCTCAAGCAGATCAACGAGACCATTGGCTTTGTTTATGATCCTGCGAACGTAATTTTTGCAAAAGGTAAACATGAAGAGACTTATCCGTTAATCTCGAAAAGAATATATCAAGTTCACATAAAAGACTTTGTATTCAGAAATGGTAAAAGAGTCTTCACCCTTCCCGGGCAAGGAGTCGTTCCAATAGATAAGATAATTAATGATCTCAAGATAAATAAATATAATTATTACGTTTCAGTGGAATGGGAGAAAATGTGGCATCAAGAGTTAGAAGATGCTGATTTAGTCTTACCAAAATATCTTTCATATTTAAGAAATTTGATTTAA